In Vespula vulgaris chromosome 10, iyVesVulg1.1, whole genome shotgun sequence, the following are encoded in one genomic region:
- the LOC127066982 gene encoding T-box transcription factor TBX1, giving the protein MQEQQEERRDIGGADCCYQQQWPTQQQHHQQLSMVPSPMQQMEACLQSAGRVKRSRSPNLSKSSLASHASNPPAVAVVATSSSSSSSSSSSADVRNDRNNNNRHHGDHHNNHNNNNNNNHHHHHHHHHSHHRRRSDEGTEEIGSSKRPLHPALAGAGAALEAKPLWEEFHQLGTEMIVTKAGRRMFPTFQCRLFGLDPNTEYLLVMDFVPCDDKRYRYAFHSSAWVVAGRADPVSPPRIHMHPDSPASGAHWMKQPVSFDKLKLTNNQLDDNGHIILNSMHRYQPRCHVVVAPSPPGSAPDPRTENFKTFSFPETRFTAVTAYQNHRITQLKIASNPFAKGFRDCESDDCETVAVSSAIQNPAKRSAPSGTSNVNANANVLTASGYPNAIISQGMQIPGLSSQEHHHQFYATATPGPWSTYPPPPPPPPPPHPHHHGQSNPHVNSLHYPHPHPHSHPHHTHPGTSLYGPR; this is encoded by the exons ATGCAAGAGCAGCAAGAAGAACGACGTGATATTGGTGGTGCCGATTGCTGCTACCAACAACAATGGCCGACGCAACAGCAACATCATCAACAATTATCGATGGTACCATCGCCGATGCAACAAATGGAAG CGTGCCTACAAAGCGCAGGAAGAGTAAAACGATCCCGAAGTCCGAATTTAAGTAAGTCGTCTTTGGCGTCGCACGCTTCGAATCCGCCGGCAGTAGCCGTGGTAGcaacatcgtcgtcgtcatcttcgtcgtcctcctcttcCGCAGACGTTCGAAACGACAGGAACAATAATAATCGACATCACGGCGACCatcataataatcataataataataataataataatcatcatcatcatcaccatcatcatcacagTCATCATCGACGTAGAAGCGACGAGGGTACGGAAGAAATCGGTTCATCGAAGAGACCACTTCATCCAGCACTTGCTGGAGCTGGGGCAGCACTCGAAGCTAAACCACTTTGGGAAGAATTTCATCAATTGGGAACGGAAATGATCGTGACCAAAGCTGGAAGAAGAATGTTTCCTACATTTCAG TGTCGACTCTTTGGTTTGGATCCAAATACGGAGTATCTTCTGGTGATGGATTTTGTCCCGTGCGACGACAAGAGATATAGATACGCATTTCACAGCAGCGCCTGGGTAGTCGCTGGTAGGGCCGATCCAGTATCACCACCAAGGATTCACATGCATCCTGACAGTCCTGCCAGTGGAGCCCATTGGATGAAACAACCGGTCTCTTTTGACAAACTCAAGCTCACTAATAATCAACTCGATGACAACGGCCAT ATCATCTTGAATTCGATGCACCGATATCAACCAAGATGTCACGTGGTAGTCGCACCCTCCCCACCAGGTTCAGCGCCAGATCCAAGAACGGAGAACTTCAAGACATTTTCCTTCCCAGAGACCAGATTCACCGCGGTAACGGCTTATCAAAATCATCGTATCACTCAATTGAAAATCGCTAGCAATCCGTTCGCTAAGGGATTTCGAGATTGCGAATCCGATGATTGCGAAACCGTAGCGGTGTCTTCGGCAATACAAAATCCCGCGAAAAGATCGGCACCGAGTGGTACGAGCAACGTAAATGCAAACGCCAATGTCCTTACCGCGAGCGGATATCCGAACGCTATAATATCTCAGGGAATGCAAATACCTGGCTTGTCGAGTCAAGAACATCATCATCAGTTTTACGCGACTGCTACCCCTGGACCTTGGTCCActtatcctcctcctcccccaccCCCACCACCACCTCATCCGCATCATCATGGACAATCCAACCCTCACGTCAACTCTCTTCAttatcctcatcctcatcctcattctCATCCTCATCATACCCATCCTGGTACCTCTCTTTATGGACCACGATAA